The DNA sequence TCGAGCGCGACCCCGGAGGTACGGCCGGCCAGTGTGAGGGCGGTGTTGGCGGTGGAGCGGCCGTGGCGCAGGAGGATGACGGTCATGACGGCAGGTTACCGAGGCCGCGCCGTATCCGTGGTGCGGTCAGGTCGCGGGGATCGTGCCGGTGGACAGCAGGACGATCACGACCAGACCGAGGATGATGCGGTAGCCGGCGAACCAGGCCAGGGAGTGCTTCTGGACGAAGCGTAGGAGCCAGGCGATGGCGATGTATCCCAGCACGAACGCGATCACCGATCCCACGACCAGCTGGATCCCGGTGGCGGACTGCCCCACGGACGGCTCGAAGGCGTCGGGGAGGCTGAACAGTCCCGAGGCCAACACCGCCGGGATGGCCAGCAGGAAGGAGAACCGTGCGGCGGCTTCGCGGGACATGTTGAGGAACAGGCCCGCGGAGATGGTGCCGCCCGACCGGCTGACGCCGGGGATGAGGGCCAGGCACTGGGCCAGGCCCATGACCACGGCGTCCTTGAACCTCAGACCCTCGAGCGACTGGCCGTCGACCGGGCGGTCCTGCCTTCCGACCTTCTCCGCGATCAGGAACACGAACGAGAACGCGATGAGGACGATCGCCGTGATCCACAGATTCCGGGCCGCGTCCCGGATGAGGTCCTTGCCGAGGAACCCGATCACCGCGATGGGGATCGACCCGATGATGACGTACCACCCGAGGCGGTAGTCCGGGTCGTCGCGGTGTCCGGCGTCGAACACGCCCCGGAACCAGGCGACGACGATCCGCACGATGTCCTTGAAGAAGAACACCAGAACGGCCGCCTCCGTGCCGAGCTGGACGACCGCCGTGAACGAGGCGCCCGCGTCCGACCCGAACATCCAGGTGGAGAAGATCCGAAGGTGCCCGGAGGACGAGACCGGCAGGAACTCCGTGATCCCCTGGATCACGGAGAGCACGACCACCTGGAGCCAGGACATGCCGTCCGCGGCGGGGGCGGCCAGGACCGTCGGGTTCACGGGCGCTGCTTTCTGTCGGGGACCGTGGGCACGGGAGCGGGTGGTCCCCGCACCGCCGTGAGGGTAGTCGCCCGGACCTGGACGGAGACTGAGGACCCGCGTGAGGGACACTGTGGGCACGTCGAAAGGAACACCGTGCCCCTTCGTGCCCACCGCCGCACCGCGGTCACCGCCGCCGTCATCTCCCTCGTCGTCGGGCTCGCCGGTTGCGCGTCGACCACCGGCCAACTGGAGGACTACACCGGGATCGAGCAGGGGAACGCCAGCCCGGTCCCCGCGCCGTCGGCCGCCGACCCCGAGGGTGGCGAGGTCGTCCCGGCGCCGGGATCCGTGTCCTCACTTGTCGCCGTGGGCGACCGGGTGCTGGCACAGGTCGACGGCCCACCGGCCCTGGAGATCGCCCGGGTGGACGGCATCCGGTGGATCCCCGAGACGACCGTCGAGCTGCCCGCGGACGCGGGCACCGCCACGGCCGCGCTCGACGGGACGGTCCTGGTTCCCTTCGGTGACGGCGTCGTCGTCGTCTCACCGGACGGTGACTCGCGCGAGATCTCGGGGCTCGGACCCGTCACCGCGGCGGCCGTGACCACCGACGGTCGGCTCCTCACGGGCGCCCCCGGCGGCGAGGTGGTGGTCCGCGACCCCGACGGGGCCGAGCGGCATCGCGTCGGTGGTCTGACGTCGGTCGATCGGATCAGCGTGGCCCGGGACGGTTCGGTCACGGCGTTCAGCCGACCGGACACCGTCATCGCCAGCATCGATCTGGACGAATCCGGGGCCGGGCCGCTCCTGCGCGCCGGCAGAGGAGCCGGGATGCTCGGTGAGTACGGGGATGTCACCATCGTCGCCAGCGACACCGTGGGGGACACACTGCTGGTCTACTCGACCTCGCCGATCCGGCTCCATCAGCAGTTCCCGGTCGCGGCCGCGCCCTGGGCGGTCGCCGGGGACCCCACCCGGGACGTCGTCTGGGTCACCTCCACCGGGACCAACACCGTCCAGGCGTACGATCTCGGCGACGGCACGGGGGTACGGCGGGCCGAGATCGCGACGGTGCGCCAACCCGATTCCCTGGTGGTCACCGCTTCCGGGACGGTGGTCGTCGGATCCGCCGACGGTGCGGGACTGCACCTGATGCGGCCAGAGCTCCCGGAGCCGTCGAGCTGATCGACGCACCACCCACGCCCCATCGAGGAGGACCGTGTACTCGCTGATGAAGAGTGTGCTGTTCCGCTTTCCCGCGGAACGGATCCACCACCTGGTCTTCGGCTTTCTCAAGCTGTTGACCCTGGTACCACCGCTGGGTTCGCTCGTGCGCCGGGTCCTCGGTGTCCGGGATCCGATCCTGGCCCAGGATGTCCTGGGGCGCCGGTTCCCCGGGCCGCTCGGCCTCGCCGCCGGTTTCGACAAGAACGCCGCGGCCGTCGACTCGTGGGGTGCGATCGGGTTCGGGTTCAGCGAGGTCGGCACGGTCACCGCGTCACCCCAGCCCGGGAATCCGGCGCCCCGTCTGTTCCGGCTGCCGGAGGACCGGGCGATCCTCAACCGGATGGGCTTCAACAATCACGGCGCGGGCAACGCGGCCAACAATCTGCGCAGGCGCCGGAGCAGCGACCCCGTGGGGATCAACATCGGTAAGACCAAGGTGGTGCCCCCGGAGGACGCGGTCCGCGACTACGTGGCGTCCGCCAGCGTGCTCACCGGGCTGGCCGACTACATGGTGGTCAACGTCAGCTCCCCCAACACCCCCGGCCTCAGGGATCTCCAGGCGGTCGACTCACTCCGCCCCATCCTCACCTCGGTCCGTGACGTGGCGACGATCCCCGTGTTGGTCAAGATCGCGCCCGACCTGGACGACGACGACATCGACGCGGTCACGGACCTCGTCATGGAGCTGGGCCTCGCGGGCATCGTCGCCACCAACACCACCATCTCCCGGGACGGGCTCAGGACACCGGCTGCCGTCGTGGAGGCGATGGGTGCGGGAGGGATCTCGGGGGCGCCCGTCGCGGCCCGGTCCCGCCAGGTGCTCGCCCGGATCCACGAGCGGGCCGGCGATCGGATCGTCCTCATCTCGGTGGGCGGCGTCGAGACCCCGGAGGACGTGTGGGACCGCATCACCCACGGTGCTCATCTGGTCCAGACGTACACCGGTTTCGTGTTCACCGGACCCGATCTCATCCGTGGGACCAACAAGCTCGTCGCCCGACGGCTCCGGCAGGGCGGGTTCGCCTCCCTGGCGGAGGCCGTCGGTTCGGCGGTCAGCTGACCCCTACTGCTCGAAGAGCGCCGTGACGGTCCCGCGGGCCAGGCCCTGCCCGAAGAGGTTGAACCCCACGAAGGCGCAGGAGGCGTCCTCTCCGAGTTCGATCTCGTCGCCGACGGCGTGAACGGCGAGGATGTATCGGTGCGGACCGTGCCCCTCCGGTGGGGCCGCTCCCACGAATCCCTTGAACCCGGCGTCGTTGCGGACCACGACGGACCCCTCTGGGAGGCCCGAGGTGTCGTCGCCGGTGCACGCCCCCTCCGGTAGCGAGGTCACGTCGGCGGGGATGTTGGCCACCGACCAGTGCCAGAACCCCGAGGCGGTCGGCGCGTCGGGGTCGAACACGGTCACCACGTAGGTCCGGGTCCCCTCCGGTCCGGCACTCCAGCTCACCTGAGGCGACTTGTCCTCGCCGCCTTCGACTCCCATCTTCCCGCCGAGCTGCCCGGACGAGAGGGTGGAGCCCTCGACGAAGGATTCGCTCGTCACCTCGAGGGCGGGGAGGTCCGGAAGTGCGTCGTAGGGGTTCGGCACGCGGAAGTCGGTCATCGTCATCCTCCTGGGTCGGACGGTGCGGGGAGGTGTCCCCGGCCGGTCTCGTCCTTGTCTACCAGCGATGACCGGACGGCGTCGGGTGGGAGCGGGGTCCGATTTGTCCCACGGTTCGCGCATCGGCTAGTGTCATTCCTCGCACGACCAAGCCGGGGAAGATCCGGTGCAGGTCACCAGTGTGCGAGCGCGAGTGGCGGAATGGCAGACGCGCTAGCTTGAGGTGCTAGTGTCCTATTAACGGACGTGGGGGTTCAAGTCCCCCCTCGCGCACACTGTGTCGAGACAGTAGAAGTGGCCCCGGATCCGTGAGGACCCGGGGCCCACTTGTCTCCCCGGGAGGTCCCCCGATGGCCGCACCCCGCCGACGCCGGCCCGACGTCGCGAGAACTGTCGCCGGACGGGTGGCGGACGCGCTCGGGTGGCTGACCGGCACCGCCGCTCGCGCCGCGGATCGGCGCCTCGACTCACTGGGCCTGGCTCCCCCTCCCCTCGACCTACCCCCCGAGGTCCGCGGCGACCTCTGCGCCTTCTTCGGCCACACCATCGACCCCGCTGCGGTGATGATCCGGCGGGGACACGTGCCCGGGGTGGCCCACCCGCGGGCGTTCGCCCTGCCGGGCCTGATCTATCTGGGCGTCGACGCCGGGGTGGTGAGACCGCGGGCTGGGGTCGACGATCACCCCAGGGCCACCCCCACGTTGGTCCACGAACTGGTCCACGTCTGGCAGGGCCGGGTCATCGGTCCCCGATACGTGGTCATCGCGCTCGCCGAACAGGCGCTGAAGGGGCGCCGGGCCTACGACTGGCGCGCGGCCCTCGACCGGGGTCCACACGACTGCGCCACCCGCGACCGGGCCGGAGTGAACCGCGCCCCGTGGATGTTCCCGGTGGAGGCCCACGCGCAGCTGGTGTCCGATGCCTACGCCCTTCGCCACGGGTTCACCCCGCCTCCCGCTGACGCGGGGGGTCACCGGGAGCCGCCGGCCGTGGAGGAGGTGCTCGCCGGGGTCAGGGCAGGCCGTGCGCCCACCCTGCGGGCGCGAGCGGTTTAGGGACCGGCGGCCTCGTCGTCGTACCGTGTCCTGGTGACAGGCATCGATCCGGACGACCTCGAGACCCTCCAGCGCGTCCTCGACCAGGCGGCGGCGCTCGGGAGGACCACCCCGATTCCATCCGGGTGCAGCGCTCGGTCGGCCACATGTTCAAGTTGCTCAAGAAGTCTCGCCGCAACGAGGTCCGCCGCGCCCGGCAGGAGGCGGACAAGGCGGTCATCGAGGCCACCGCGACCGGCTCGCCCACCCGGATCGACGACGAGACGGCCGGGATCCGCCTGGTCTCGAACACTCCGGGAGCCGTGGCCGGGCACCTGCAGCGCGCGGTGGCCTGTTACGTCTGCAAGCAGCTCTACACGCAGGTCGACGCCTTCTACCACCAGCTGTGCCCGGAGTGCGCGGCGGCCAACCGCGCGAAGCGGGACCCGGACATGGACCTGACCGGGCGGCGGGCCCTGCTCACCGGGGGGCGCGCCAAGATCGGCATGTACATCGCCCTCATGCTGCTGCGGGCGGGGGCTCACGTGACCATCACGACCCGGTTCCCCCGCGACGCGGTCCGCCGGTTCGCCTCGATGCCCGACCACGCGGACTGGGCCGACAGGGTCCACGTGATCGGTGTGGACCTGCGCGATCCCGCCCAGGTCGTGGCACTGGCCGACGAGGTCGCCGCCGCCGGGCCGCTGGACATCCTCATCAACAACGCCGCCCAGACGGTGCGCCGGTCCCCCGGGTCGTACTCCGGACTCGTGGACGGCGAGTCCGCACCCCTCACCGGACGGGCCGCAGACATCCCCATGATCACCATGGGCCGCACCTCCGAGCTGCACCCGGCCGCGCTGATGGGCGGCGAGTCTGCGCTCATCGGCTCCGACGAGGCCGAACGCGAGGCCGGACACATGGCCGAGCAGGCACTCCTGGCCGGGTCGGCGTCCCTGGACCGCGTGGCCGCCGGCACCGCCATCGACGCCGGCGGGCTGCTGCCGGACGTGGTCGACCACAACAGCTGGGTGGCCACTGTCGAGCAGGTGGAGCCCATGGAGATGCTCGAGGTGCAGCTGTGCAACTCTGTCGCGCCGTTCATCCTGGTCTCCCGCCTGCGGCCCGCGCTGGCGGCGTCGGGCGCCCGGCGCAAATACGTCGTCAACGTCTCCGCCATGGAGGGGCAGTTCTCCCGGCGCTACAAGGGCGCGGGGCACCCGCACACCAACATGGCCAAGGCGGGCCTGAACATGCTCACCCGCACCTCCGCCGAGGAGATGTTCACCGAGCACGGCATCCTCATGACCGCCGTGGACACCGGGTGGATCACCGACGAGCGGCCGCACACGACCAAGGTCCGGCTCCACGAGGAGGGCTTCCACGCTCCTCTCGACCTGGTGGACGGGGCGGCGCGCGTGGTCGATCCGATCGTGCGCGGTGAGGCCGGCGAGGACCTCTACGGGTGCTTCCTCAAGGACTTCCGACCCAGCCCGTGGTGAGCGATCCGGACACCCGGCGGCCGGGACAATAGGATCGTCGGCATGGACTCACCCACCTCGGCGGCAGTGCACCTCATCCTGACCACCGAGCTCCTGCCCGCGCTGCGCGAGGTGGTGACCGAACTCGGCGGGGACGGCCCGGACACCCTGGTCCATTCGCGACCCACGGCGGTGGGGGCGGCGCACCCGACCAACTCCGCTGCCGCGACGGTCCGTCATCTCTGCGGGGTCCTCACCTCCTGGGGGGCGGCGTGCCTCGGCGGTGAAGAGGTCCGCCGACACCGGGAGTCGGAGTTCACGTACGACGGGCCGGTCGAGCCCGAACTCGACAGGCTGTCCGCACTGGCCGACCGGGTCCCGGACTGGACCACGGCGGCGCTGCTGCGGGGCGACCTCGCACATCCCGCCGGGACGGCGTTCCCGGTGGAACGGGCCCGGGCCGCCGGCACCCTGACCGTGGAGTGGGTGCTGGCGCACATCCTCCACGACGTCGCCACCCACCTCGGTCACCTTGAGGTCACCCGCGACGTCCTGCTGTCCGCCGGCCCCCGGTGACCTCCTCCCCCGGCGGGATGGACCCCGGTCGGACCGGCCGGATCCCGGTCCTGCTCGACTGCGACCCGGGGATCGACGACGCCCTGGCGATCGCCTACCTGGTGGCCGAGCACCGAGCCGGGTCGATCGACCTGGCAGGGCTCGTGTGCACGGCCGGCAACGTCGGCATCGAGGACACGGTCCGCAACGCTCTGGCCTGGCTGGACCTGGCGGGCGCTCCCCCCGTCCCCGTGTCGGCCGGGGCCGCCGGCGCGACGGTCGTGCCCCACGCGTTCACGCCGGAGACGCACGGCCCCCGTGGTGCGGGGCACGCGGGGCTGCCGCCGTCGACGAGGGTTCCGGATCCGCGGAGCGGAGCCCGACTCTGGGTGGACGCGGCTCGCGCTGCCCCGGGTGAACTGGTGGGGATCGTGACCGGTCCCTCGTCCACGATCGCTCACGCGCTGGAACTGGAGCCCGCGCTCCCGCGGCTGCTGCGGCGGCTGGTCGTGATGGGCGGGTCCTTCCGCGGACACCCGGGCAACACCACGCCGGTGAGCGAGTGGAACGTCGACGTGGACCCCGAGGCCGCCGACCGGGTGTGCCTGGCGTGGGAGGCGGCCCGGTCCGTGGACCCGTCGGTGCCGCCCGTGAGGTGGTGCGGACTCGATCTGACCGAGCGCGCGGTGTGGACCCCCGAGCACTCCGAGCGGCTCCTGGCGGCGTCCGGGACCCCGCTGGCCAGGCATCTGGTCGACGCGCTGCGCTTCTACTTCGAGTTCCACGAGTCCGTGGGCGAAGGCTACCTGGCGCAGGTGCACGATCCCCTGGTGGCCTGGCTGGCACTCCGCCCCGGGGCGGCCCTGACCGAGCCCGTCCATCTGCGTGTCGAGTGCGCGGGCGAGCACACCCGGGGGATGACGGTCGAGGACCGCCGTGGACACCGCGGGCGGCCGGCGAACGCCGAGCTCGTGGTCGACCTCTCCGTTCCGGGCGGTGCGGGGGCGGTGGTCGAGGAGGTCGCCGCCTCGATCGCGGACCTACACTGAGATGACCTCCACCGGTCCGCTCCTGCATCAGGGCCACCACCCGCACGCGGTTGACCACCCCGGGATCGCCGGGTGGAACCGGTGCTAATCTCGTCCGGATGCCCTGGCGTCGGCACCCACCGTCGCGGGACAACGGATCGTCGTCTCACTGTCAGTTCACCCCGGGAGAGTCCATGAGGCCTGTCGCCGCCGTCGCCTTCGCTGGTGGAGCCGTCGCGGCCGGGTTCGCCGCGCGACGCCTCGCTCAGCCCGCCCGGCCGACGGCAGCAGCTCCGACCCCGGTCGACGCTCCCGACACCGCCGCCGTCGAGGCCACCGGTCCCGAGATCGCCGCCGCCGAGGCCACCAGGGAGCAGCAGCCGCGGCTCGCCGGTGCACACGGTCACCTCCCCGCACTCGAGGGTCTCCGCGGCCTCGCGGCGATCGGCATCATCACCACCCACGTCGCGTTCGTGACCCGGATGTCTTACGGGACGCCGGTACGCCGCCTCTACGGTCGGTTGGACATGCTGGTGGCGGTGTTCTTCGCCAAGACCGGCTTCCTCCTGTGGCGCGCACACTCCGACCACGCCCGCCGCGACCGGCCGGGAACGGCCCGCGCGGTGATCCCCTACCTGCGGGCCCGCCTCGTGCGGATCATGCCCGCCTACGCGGTGCTCGTCGCCGTCGCGATGGTGCTCCTGCCCCAGAACCGGGTCAACGGCCCCGTGGTCTGGCTGCGCAACCTCACCCTGACGCAGATCTACCAGCGGAAGTTCCTCGTCTCCGGGCTCACGCACGCCTGGTCCCTCGCGGTCGAGATGGCCTACTACCTGGCTCTCCCGGCGCTGTGGACCGGGATGAAGAACCTGCGCGGCGACCGGGCCCGATGGCGGCTGCCCGCCGTCGGCGCCTTCGGGCTCTCCGGTCTGCTGTTTCCGCTGATCCCCTGGCAACGCCTCCGGCTCCTGCCCAGGGGCGTCAACGACCAGATCCTGCCGCCGGCGTTCTCCGCCTGGTTCGCCTCCGGGATGCTACTGGCCGAGCTGGCCACCGCCCGCCCGGGACTGCTCGCCCGATTGAGCCGGGCACCGTACGCGAGGTGGGGGTGGTGGGCGGCTGGCGCAGGGGCGCTGTTCGCCACGACGTCCCCCCGCTGGTTCTCCGAGGGCTTCCACCACCCGAGCGGCCGCGAGTACGCCGCGCGCAACGGGCTCACCGCGGCGATGGCGTTCTTCTTCCTGGGACCGGTCGTCCTGGCCCCGGCGGGCTCGCGCTTCCGCGTCCTGGAATCGGCACCCCTACAGGCGATCGGCCGCTGGTCGTACGGAATCTTCCTCTGGCACCTGATCGTGCTGCACTACGCGTTCCCGCTCACCCGCACCTCGCTGTGGACCCGGCGGATGGGCGTGATCTGGCCCGTGACCGTGGCCGGGTCGATCGCCGTGGGCGCGGCCAGCTACCGGTTCATCGAGGAACCGGCGCGAAAGTTCCTCTCTCCGCACGCCTGAACTCGACGCCGAGTTCTCGTAGGGTGAGCGCAACACCGCGGACAGGCGCGCGGTCACGACGAAGGAGAACAGCTATGGGTTACATCGGCGGCGGAGTGGTCCTCGTGGTGATCGGCGCGATACTCATGTACGCGGTTGAGGTCACCATCCCGGGAATCGACTCGAACACCCTCGCGGTGATACTCATGGTGGCCGGTGTGGTGCTCTTCGTGATCGGTCTCCTGTTCGTGATTCGCTCCCGGGGCCGCCGGGTGCCGGACGAACGGTACTGAGCCCGCGCGCGCGACATCTCCCGCGCGGATGCCCCGGGAGCGGAATCCGGAGAGCGCGGAGATTCTTTTCGCGGACCTGTCGATCTCCCGGGGGGCCGTTCGTCATCATGGTGTCGCCGCTCTCGCGGCCGACGCCCACCACGATCGGTCAGGAGATCGACATGAAATACGTACTACTGCTCTTCGCAGACCTCGATGCCGCCCGCTGTGGCGAGGACGCGGTCACCGGCGCGGACGAGGGTCCCGGCGTCGAGGAGTTCATGGCCTTCGATGCGGAGCTCGAGAAGGCCGGGGTGCTCGCCGGCGGGTTCGCCCTGGAGGATCCGGACACGGGGGTCGTCGTGTCCATCCCACCGGGCGCGACCGAGCCCGTCGTGACGTCGGGGCCGTTCGCCGAGAGCAGGGAGTTCGTCGGCGGGACCATCATCATCGATGTCCCCGACATCGACGAGGCACTGACGTGGGCGGCCCGGTGTCCCGGGGTCCACGGTGGGCGGGTCGAGGTCCGCGCCATCGCGGAGTTCTAGATGCATGTCCGTGTGTCCGGGGTGGGAGCGGGGGCCCACCCGTGACCTCCCCGGGGCCCGCGGCGTCCGATGCCCTGGCCGCGATGAGGCGTGAGGAGAGCTCCCGGCTGCTGGCTGCGCTGGTGTCGCGGTTCGGGGACCTCGAACTGGCCGAGGACGCCGCGCAGGACGCTCTCACCGCAGCCCTGGAGACGTGGCCGAGAACCGGTGTCCCTCACACCCCGCTGGCCTGGCTGATGACCACCGCGACCCGCAAGGCGATCGATCGACTCCGGCGGGAGAAGGCCTTGACGGAGCGGCTGGCGAGGTTGCGGGTAGAGCAGGAGAGGCGGCCCCCGCCGCCGCCGAGCGTGTCGCCCGCGGATCCGGACGACATCCCGGACGAGCGGCTCGAGTTGTTCTTCGCCTGCTGCCATCCGACCCTGGGAATCCAGGAGCAGATCGCGCTGACCCTCCGGTACCTGGCCGGACTGACCACAGTCGAGATTGCCCAGGCCTTCCTCGTCCCGGTCCCCACGATGCAACAGCGCCTGGTACGCGCGAAGAAGCGCATGCGGGTGACCCGGATCCCGGTCCGCGTGCCGGAGGCCGCCGACCTCCCACGGCGGCTACCGGCGGTCCTCGCCGTGATCTACGTGGTCTACACGGAGGGCTACGCGGCGACGGAGGGCGCGCGACACCTGCGCACCGAGCTCACCTCCGAAGCCATCCGCCTCGGGCGCATCGTCCACAGACTGATGCCGGGGCAGAGCGAGGTGGCGGGGCTTCTCGCCCTGATGCTGCTCACCGAGGCGCGGGCGCCGGCGCGGTCGGGCCCGGACGGCATGCCGATTCCCCTGAGCCAGCAGGACCGCTGCAGATGGGACCGTCTCCTCGTCGACGAGGGGCTCGCACTGGCCCGGACCGCTGCCGCGGGAGGGCCAGGGAGGTACAGCGTCCAGGCGGCGATCGCCGCACTCCACGCCGAGGCCCAGGACGTCGACTCGACCGACTGGGCCCAGATCGTGGTGCTCTACGACATCCTGCTGAATCTCTCCCCCGGTCCGGTCGTGCGGGTGGCCCGAGCGGTCGCGCTCGGGCATCGGGACGGGCCCCACGCGGGAATGGTGGCACTCGACGCCCTGGCCTCGGATCCGACACTGCGGGAGCACCACCCGTTCCACGAGGCCCGGGCGGTGACGCTGGAACTCCTCGGTCGGAGCGAGGACGCGCGCCTGGCCTGGGCACGCGCCTTCGAACTCTCGAGGAACGAGGCCGAGCGTTCCTATCTGATCCGTCGGTGGTGGGAGGCGTAGCCGGCGGGGCGCCGAGTCCGCCGACTGGTCCACCTGCTACGACTGACCCGAGCGCTCCGAGCGCTCCGGGCGTTTCGAGTCGAAGGCGTCGATGATGGCCTGGGCCGCGAGAGCCGCCGTCAGCGTCCCTTCGCTCACGCGTCGCTCGACATCGGCCGTGACCCGTCTCACGTCCGGGTCGGCCGCGAGCCGCGCCATGAGCGTGTCGTGCACCATCGACCGGGTCCACTCGACCTGTTGGCGCGCGCGACGGGCCTCGACCTCGCCGATCTCCCCCATCGTGTCCTGGTGGGATCGCACGGCCTCCCAGAATTCGTCGAGACCCTCGCCCTCGAGCCCCGACATGGTCAGGACCGGAACCTTCCACACCGAGTCCGCCGGTCGCACTAGTCGCAGCGCCGCGCCGAGTTCTCGCGCGGCGCGCCTGGCGTCCTTGACGTGGGGGCCGTCGGCCTTGTTCACGGCGACCACGTCGGCCAACTCCAACACGCCCTTCTTGATGCCCTGGAGCTGGTCGCCGGTGCGGGCGAGGGTGAGGAACGTGAAGCAGTCGACCATCCCGGCGACGGCGACCTCGGACTGGCCCACCCCGACGGTCTCGACGAGGATCACGTCGAAACCCGCGGCCTCGAGGAGGACCATGGTCTCCCGGGTGGCCTTGGCCACGCCCCCGAGCGTCCCGGAGGTCGGTGAGGGCCGGATGTAGGCGCGGGGTTCCGTGGCGAGCGTCGCCATCCGGGTCTTGTCGCCGAGGATCGAACCGCCGGTGCGCGTAGAGGACGGGTCGACGGCGAGCACCGCGACCTTGTGCCCCTTCTCCACCAGGTACAGCCCGAACGACTCGATGAACGTCGACTTGCCCACGCCCGGTACCCCGGTGATCCCGATGCGCAGGGCTCCCCCGGCATGCGGCAGCGCTCCGAGCAGCAGCTCCTGCGCCTTTTCGCGGTGCGCGGGGTTCGTGGACTCCAGCAGCGTGATGGCGCGCGCGAGCACGGGGCGGTCGTCGTGGAGCACTCCCTCGAGGAGGGCCCCCACGTCGATCTCCCGACGCGGCCTCGCGCCCGTCGCGGAAGGGACCGGGCCGCGGACCGCACCGGTTCCGAGAGTCGTCGACAGACTGCCCGTGGTGTTGCCCGAGCCCGCGGGATCGGGACCGGAGCCGAGGCGGTTCAGGACTCGGCCCCGGAGGAGGTCAGCTCGTGCCCGAGCTCACGGGCGAGTGCCTCGAGCAACTCGATGGCCGCGTCGGAGATCACGGTCCCGGGCGGATAGATCGCGGTCGCACCGGCGTCGTAGAGCTCCTGGAAATCTCCGGGAGGGATGACGCCTCCGACGGTGAC is a window from the Dietzia sp. JS16-p6b genome containing:
- a CDS encoding undecaprenyl-diphosphate phosphatase, which gives rise to MSWLQVVVLSVIQGITEFLPVSSSGHLRIFSTWMFGSDAGASFTAVVQLGTEAAVLVFFFKDIVRIVVAWFRGVFDAGHRDDPDYRLGWYVIIGSIPIAVIGFLGKDLIRDAARNLWITAIVLIAFSFVFLIAEKVGRQDRPVDGQSLEGLRFKDAVVMGLAQCLALIPGVSRSGGTISAGLFLNMSREAAARFSFLLAIPAVLASGLFSLPDAFEPSVGQSATGIQLVVGSVIAFVLGYIAIAWLLRFVQKHSLAWFAGYRIILGLVVIVLLSTGTIPAT
- a CDS encoding quinone-dependent dihydroorotate dehydrogenase — protein: MYSLMKSVLFRFPAERIHHLVFGFLKLLTLVPPLGSLVRRVLGVRDPILAQDVLGRRFPGPLGLAAGFDKNAAAVDSWGAIGFGFSEVGTVTASPQPGNPAPRLFRLPEDRAILNRMGFNNHGAGNAANNLRRRRSSDPVGINIGKTKVVPPEDAVRDYVASASVLTGLADYMVVNVSSPNTPGLRDLQAVDSLRPILTSVRDVATIPVLVKIAPDLDDDDIDAVTDLVMELGLAGIVATNTTISRDGLRTPAAVVEAMGAGGISGAPVAARSRQVLARIHERAGDRIVLISVGGVETPEDVWDRITHGAHLVQTYTGFVFTGPDLIRGTNKLVARRLRQGGFASLAEAVGSAVS
- a CDS encoding YbhB/YbcL family Raf kinase inhibitor-like protein, translated to MTDFRVPNPYDALPDLPALEVTSESFVEGSTLSSGQLGGKMGVEGGEDKSPQVSWSAGPEGTRTYVVTVFDPDAPTASGFWHWSVANIPADVTSLPEGACTGDDTSGLPEGSVVVRNDAGFKGFVGAAPPEGHGPHRYILAVHAVGDEIELGEDASCAFVGFNLFGQGLARGTVTALFEQ
- a CDS encoding DUF664 domain-containing protein; translation: MDSPTSAAVHLILTTELLPALREVVTELGGDGPDTLVHSRPTAVGAAHPTNSAAATVRHLCGVLTSWGAACLGGEEVRRHRESEFTYDGPVEPELDRLSALADRVPDWTTAALLRGDLAHPAGTAFPVERARAAGTLTVEWVLAHILHDVATHLGHLEVTRDVLLSAGPR
- a CDS encoding nucleoside hydrolase, which codes for MTSSPGGMDPGRTGRIPVLLDCDPGIDDALAIAYLVAEHRAGSIDLAGLVCTAGNVGIEDTVRNALAWLDLAGAPPVPVSAGAAGATVVPHAFTPETHGPRGAGHAGLPPSTRVPDPRSGARLWVDAARAAPGELVGIVTGPSSTIAHALELEPALPRLLRRLVVMGGSFRGHPGNTTPVSEWNVDVDPEAADRVCLAWEAARSVDPSVPPVRWCGLDLTERAVWTPEHSERLLAASGTPLARHLVDALRFYFEFHESVGEGYLAQVHDPLVAWLALRPGAALTEPVHLRVECAGEHTRGMTVEDRRGHRGRPANAELVVDLSVPGGAGAVVEEVAASIADLH
- a CDS encoding acyltransferase, whose protein sequence is MRPVAAVAFAGGAVAAGFAARRLAQPARPTAAAPTPVDAPDTAAVEATGPEIAAAEATREQQPRLAGAHGHLPALEGLRGLAAIGIITTHVAFVTRMSYGTPVRRLYGRLDMLVAVFFAKTGFLLWRAHSDHARRDRPGTARAVIPYLRARLVRIMPAYAVLVAVAMVLLPQNRVNGPVVWLRNLTLTQIYQRKFLVSGLTHAWSLAVEMAYYLALPALWTGMKNLRGDRARWRLPAVGAFGLSGLLFPLIPWQRLRLLPRGVNDQILPPAFSAWFASGMLLAELATARPGLLARLSRAPYARWGWWAAGAGALFATTSPRWFSEGFHHPSGREYAARNGLTAAMAFFFLGPVVLAPAGSRFRVLESAPLQAIGRWSYGIFLWHLIVLHYAFPLTRTSLWTRRMGVIWPVTVAGSIAVGAASYRFIEEPARKFLSPHA
- a CDS encoding YciI family protein; amino-acid sequence: MKYVLLLFADLDAARCGEDAVTGADEGPGVEEFMAFDAELEKAGVLAGGFALEDPDTGVVVSIPPGATEPVVTSGPFAESREFVGGTIIIDVPDIDEALTWAARCPGVHGGRVEVRAIAEF
- a CDS encoding RNA polymerase sigma factor, with product MRREESSRLLAALVSRFGDLELAEDAAQDALTAALETWPRTGVPHTPLAWLMTTATRKAIDRLRREKALTERLARLRVEQERRPPPPPSVSPADPDDIPDERLELFFACCHPTLGIQEQIALTLRYLAGLTTVEIAQAFLVPVPTMQQRLVRAKKRMRVTRIPVRVPEAADLPRRLPAVLAVIYVVYTEGYAATEGARHLRTELTSEAIRLGRIVHRLMPGQSEVAGLLALMLLTEARAPARSGPDGMPIPLSQQDRCRWDRLLVDEGLALARTAAAGGPGRYSVQAAIAALHAEAQDVDSTDWAQIVVLYDILLNLSPGPVVRVARAVALGHRDGPHAGMVALDALASDPTLREHHPFHEARAVTLELLGRSEDARLAWARAFELSRNEAERSYLIRRWWEA
- the meaB gene encoding methylmalonyl Co-A mutase-associated GTPase MeaB, whose translation is MGALLEGVLHDDRPVLARAITLLESTNPAHREKAQELLLGALPHAGGALRIGITGVPGVGKSTFIESFGLYLVEKGHKVAVLAVDPSSTRTGGSILGDKTRMATLATEPRAYIRPSPTSGTLGGVAKATRETMVLLEAAGFDVILVETVGVGQSEVAVAGMVDCFTFLTLARTGDQLQGIKKGVLELADVVAVNKADGPHVKDARRAARELGAALRLVRPADSVWKVPVLTMSGLEGEGLDEFWEAVRSHQDTMGEIGEVEARRARQQVEWTRSMVHDTLMARLAADPDVRRVTADVERRVSEGTLTAALAAQAIIDAFDSKRPERSERSGQS